From Candidatus Vondammii sp. HM_W22, one genomic window encodes:
- the mnmE gene encoding tRNA uridine-5-carboxymethylaminomethyl(34) synthesis GTPase MnmE: MDKQDIIAAIATPPGIGGVGIIRVSGKSLESIAKLVIGRLPPPRHASYSRFVDASEEVIDEGIALFFPGPNSFTGEDVLELQGHGGPVVMDMLLQRVLQCGARLAHPGEFSQRAFLNGKLDLTQAEAIADLVESGTAAAARLAVRSLEGEFSRRIQILLEQLTQLRIYVEAAIDFPEEEIDYLSDEKVNTDLRLIIDTLRSVQKSAQLGRLLRDGMTLVIAGRPNAGKSSLLNALAGRESAIVTDIPGTTRDLLREQIQIDGMPLHLIDTAGLRESTDQVEKEGIRRAREEIGKADRILWIFDDTADPGDGDLDRETLPPQVPITLIRNKVDKTRSPSSLRETAAGVEISLSAKTGEGMGLLRQHLKQSMGFSAGQEGEFIARRRHLDALQRTSEHILTGKSVLEESGSGELLAEDLRQAQIALGEVTGEFTADDLLGGIFSSFCIGK; this comes from the coding sequence GTGGATAAACAGGATATCATCGCCGCTATTGCCACCCCGCCAGGAATAGGCGGGGTGGGCATTATCCGGGTTTCCGGCAAATCCCTTGAGTCGATTGCCAAGTTGGTAATCGGCCGGCTACCCCCTCCCCGCCACGCCAGCTATAGCCGTTTTGTTGATGCTTCGGAAGAGGTAATCGACGAAGGGATCGCACTCTTTTTCCCCGGACCAAACTCCTTTACAGGCGAAGATGTGCTGGAACTCCAGGGTCATGGCGGCCCAGTGGTGATGGACATGTTACTGCAAAGGGTGTTGCAGTGCGGCGCCAGACTGGCCCACCCCGGTGAGTTCAGTCAGCGGGCATTTCTCAATGGAAAGCTCGATCTCACCCAAGCCGAGGCGATTGCCGATCTGGTAGAGAGCGGCACCGCTGCTGCTGCCAGACTTGCCGTCCGGTCACTGGAGGGAGAGTTCTCCAGACGAATTCAGATATTGCTGGAGCAACTCACCCAGCTGCGCATCTATGTTGAGGCAGCAATCGACTTTCCGGAAGAAGAGATTGATTATCTCTCCGATGAAAAAGTGAATACTGACTTACGTCTGATCATAGATACTTTGCGCAGTGTACAGAAAAGTGCCCAACTAGGCCGATTGTTGCGGGATGGTATGACTCTGGTGATAGCCGGACGTCCCAATGCCGGCAAATCCAGCCTGTTGAATGCCCTGGCTGGCCGGGAGTCGGCGATTGTGACGGATATTCCGGGAACCACCAGAGATCTGCTGAGAGAGCAGATCCAGATAGATGGCATGCCGCTGCACCTTATCGACACGGCGGGTTTGAGGGAGAGTACCGACCAAGTGGAAAAAGAGGGTATTCGCCGGGCACGTGAAGAAATCGGGAAAGCAGATCGTATTCTTTGGATCTTTGATGACACAGCAGATCCGGGAGATGGTGATCTGGATAGAGAGACACTCCCTCCTCAAGTGCCGATTACGTTGATTAGAAATAAAGTGGATAAAACAAGGTCTCCGTCAAGCCTCAGGGAGACAGCTGCTGGAGTCGAGATATCCCTCTCCGCAAAAACCGGGGAAGGGATGGGTCTACTGCGCCAGCATCTGAAACAGAGCATGGGATTTAGCGCTGGCCAGGAGGGAGAATTCATCGCCAGACGCCGTCATCTGGATGCCTTACAGCGTACAAGTGAGCACATACTTACCGGTAAAAGTGTACTGGAAGAGAGCGGTT